The window TGGTTTCAAGTATCCTCACTTGGATTCTCTCGGCTTCATTCCTTTCACTCGAAGAACAGTACAAAGAGGACCTCTATATTTGGATCAAATTCGTTTCACACTCTCGATTAACCAGAAACATCAGCTTAAAATAGCAGAGAGTAAGATTAGGTCAAGGACTAGATGAACATGAGCTGCCAGAGGAAGCATAAAATTCACGTAAAGCTTCATTGTGGGACACAGTGATTGTCACATGATGATTATTCACCTGGAAAAGGGGATTATGTTGAAGAACTCTGATCTTGTGTGAACGATTGGACGACTTTTCCTTTTCAAAAGCAGATGTGACAGTCACTAACCCCCCCAATCTTTCCTTTTGAACAAAGCGAAGGAAAGCAAATACATATCAATCATTTAGACAGGATTGTAGAAGGAATGACAAGCATGAGAAGGTAATACTACTTCCCAGATAAAAGAAGTGTACAAGTAAATGTATTACATGGAACTTTTCTTGGAGGAATGTTCTTCGTATTCACTTTTGACTGCTTGTAAAGAACTGTTTACCTATTCGATCCAATCCTCTTAGTCGACCATCAAATGTGATCATATCTTTTGACAACCAAACTTGTTGCTTAGTAGTTGTTTTGATCTTACAAGCTGCTCTTGTCATCTAAATGCCTTTATCATATCAATTCTCATGCTGTCAAGCCTATCTATCTGAGGTGGGAATGGGATGTTTGACGAATgaacacatgcatgcatgcatgcttgcTTTTGTTAGTGCTGGTCACGAAGAGATGAAATGAGGTGAGAAGAGATGAGATCAGCTGTACCTTATGCCGACTGAAGCAAGTTGAGGAGGGAATCATTTGCACTCTCTTGTTTGCTCCCCATCTTTCGTTGATTCCTCTCCTTTTTTCCTCCATGCTTGTAGATGGGACTCCATCCATAGTGGATGAACCGCAAAGGTTAATGTCAATAGCTCTTCTGATGCTGAAAGGTTAGGAGCAATCTTTTCTACACTTGCTAAAAATCTTCTTATATAGTTTACTGAAGAGCCCCATTAAGCAAGATTATATCTCCATTAAGTTGCACAAAGTGGATAATCATGTTCTTCATGTCTCAAAAGCTAAACATCTTCTAATTTATGAGCTCCCTCTCGACCTTCTTTATCCATCCAAACAAGAAGCATCTCAACCCAAAAAGCCACTTTCTTCTTAATAGATTAGTGCTGCACACTTTCTTCCCCATCTCCTACTCATCTTTACCTAATATGTTTCAGATATGGATTCAATCACCAGTGTATATATATGGAGTGCGAGGAACTGCTTTGACATTAGAACTCAATTTTTTATAGGCATTCGAGCAatgaaaaccataagaaaactagtttggaagaagaagaagaaagtgttTCATGTCAAGCAATATATCCACAGGACACGTTTACTTCTTCTTAGTAGGGAAACAAGGAGAATGGGGAGAACAGGAAACCAGAAAACAAATGCATGAAGTAAGCATCATATGCATTCATGCTCATTACATGTCGATCCTCTGCGACTTCATTGTGTCCGCGATCATTTGGGTGGAGCTGGAAGAGTTCGTGAGGTACGAGGAGGAGTACGTGATGGATGAAGCCTGGGTGAAGCTGGAGACGTCCACGGGCGGCGCACAGTACATAGGCACCGGCATCGTTGGGGGTAGCATCGGCAGTGGCGTCTCCAGGTTGAGCGCATTGATGGCTTGTCTGATCGAGGGCCGCAGGCTACAGTCGGGATGAGCACACCACAACCCCACCACCATCAGGCACTCCATCCGCTTCCCGTCGAAGTCGCCATGTAGCTTCTCGTCGGCTGCTTCGAGAATTGATCGCCGTCCGTAGAGCTCCCACACCCATTCGACCAGTCTCACCTTGCTCTTCTGCTCCTTCGGCTCCACCGGCCTTCTTCCGCACGCGATCTCCAGCGCGACGATGCCGAAGCTGTAGACGTCGGACTCTTTGCTGGCCTTGCCGGTGGTGATGCACTCAGGGGCCAAGTATCCCATGGTGCCGGCCAAAACCGTCGTCTGCGAGTGGCTGTCATGGTCGACAAGCCGAGCTAATCCGAAGTCCCCGAGCTTGGCGTTGAACGTGGAATCCAGCATGACGTTGCTGGGCTTCACGTCTCGGTGCACGACGCACTGCTCCCACTCCTCGTGAAGATAGAGCAGGGCAGCGGCCAAGCCCAGCGCGATCTTGTGCCTCTCCGGCCACCGGAGATTCTTCTTCGTGGAGTAGAGATAGGAGTCGAGGCTTCCATTGGGCATGAACTCGTAGACGAGCAGGAATTCCCGGCGGTCATGGCACCAACCCACCAGCTGCACCAGGTTCCGATGCCGCAGCCGGCTTATGATCTTGACCTCGGAGACGTACTCCTTTCTCCCCTGTTTCGAGCACCGAGAGACCCTTTTAATGGCGACGTCAAGTTTCAGATCTTTCAGGTAGCCTTTATAGACCGATCCGAATCCTCCCTCCCCGAGCTTCCCCTCCTTGGAGAAATTCCTCGTCGCAGAGGCCAACTCCTCGTAAGGAAACCTCTGCGGCCCCCTCTCCCTCTCAAACTCATCGTCGATGGCCTCGTCGCATTCGATGTCGTCTATTTCTTTCAGATCCCTACTGGAGGCCTTCTTGGAGAACACGAACCATACCAACCCCGACACGAGCATCAAGACGCCCACTCCAATGGCCAAACCGATCTCGAGGCAGACcttgttcttcttcctccttggTTGCAGGGTCGAGTCGAAAGACCACGACAGCAGGCTGTGCGTCTCCGTCGCGTTGCCCGTCGACGCCGAGAAGCCGATCGCGACCATCTCCGGCAGCACATCTCGCAGATCAACGACGAAGTGAAGGCTGGAATCGCCGGCGCGAAAAGCCGGGTTCGTTTCATACGTCAGGAAGACGCTGAGATTGTAAGTGCTGGCGTTGTAGCTCACCCAAACATTCGCCCGCCGGCCGTTCCTGAGGCTGCTGCTCCACTCCACCACGGCGCTCGAGTTGATCGAGTCGACATCGATCCCGACGTGGTCGGCGGGCGGATCCCACGCATTCGGAAAGGTGTCGAACTCGACCGCCACCGTGCTGGCGGTGGAACCATCGAGAGAGCTGTTGCCGAAGAGGCCGAGGAAGGCGCCTCTGGAGTAGGCAGGAATGGAGGTCGGATACGAGGAGAGGAAGAAAGCGAGGCCGTCGCCATGCGTGGACGCGGGTTCGAAGGAGTCGATGACGAAGGAGAACTGCGTGGTGAAATCAGCCAGCTCCCCGGTGGCGGCATCCCAGAGGCGCAGCGGCTCCCGGTACACGGCTCTGCCGACGCTGTACAGCATGGGGTAGCTCGTGAGGTTGACCTCCTTGTTCTGCAACGACGCGTCCCCTTGGAACTCGAGCTTCGATGACACGCCCTGGTCGAAGCTGGAGAAGTTGAAGGAGAGGGAGAACGCACCGGGGATCATCACAGTCCACATGCAGCAGAGAACAGCTAAAACACTCGATCTCATCGTCATGGCTCGAAGAACAACAGTTCAGGAGTAGGATCGAAGAGATCAATCTCTACAACAGCTGGTAATGAAGCCTCCACCTACATAATAATAATGCCCACCAAAGCATCAGCAAAATCAACAACAACCATAATAAAACACTTGTAAAAGATTCGATGGTGACTTCGACTCACTCATCTGTGCCAATCTTCTTTTTTGATGCTTCATCATAATGGCATTCCATGTCGCAAAAGTATTCTTCCTGTTCATCTTTTCTGCAATGTCAGAACCACTCCTTTTGCTACATCTTAACAACCATTATTTCCTCGGCACGAGTTACTTATGCATGCGTTAAATATGTTCCATCTGCA of the Musa acuminata AAA Group cultivar baxijiao chromosome BXJ2-10, Cavendish_Baxijiao_AAA, whole genome shotgun sequence genome contains:
- the LOC135624574 gene encoding L-type lectin-domain containing receptor kinase IX.1-like; this encodes MTMRSSVLAVLCCMWTVMIPGAFSLSFNFSSFDQGVSSKLEFQGDASLQNKEVNLTSYPMLYSVGRAVYREPLRLWDAATGELADFTTQFSFVIDSFEPASTHGDGLAFFLSSYPTSIPAYSRGAFLGLFGNSSLDGSTASTVAVEFDTFPNAWDPPADHVGIDVDSINSSAVVEWSSSLRNGRRANVWVSYNASTYNLSVFLTYETNPAFRAGDSSLHFVVDLRDVLPEMVAIGFSASTGNATETHSLLSWSFDSTLQPRRKKNKVCLEIGLAIGVGVLMLVSGLVWFVFSKKASSRDLKEIDDIECDEAIDDEFERERGPQRFPYEELASATRNFSKEGKLGEGGFGSVYKGYLKDLKLDVAIKRVSRCSKQGRKEYVSEVKIISRLRHRNLVQLVGWCHDRREFLLVYEFMPNGSLDSYLYSTKKNLRWPERHKIALGLAAALLYLHEEWEQCVVHRDVKPSNVMLDSTFNAKLGDFGLARLVDHDSHSQTTVLAGTMGYLAPECITTGKASKESDVYSFGIVALEIACGRRPVEPKEQKSKVRLVEWVWELYGRRSILEAADEKLHGDFDGKRMECLMVVGLWCAHPDCSLRPSIRQAINALNLETPLPMLPPTMPVPMYCAPPVDVSSFTQASSITYSSSYLTNSSSSTQMIADTMKSQRIDM